A DNA window from Daucus carota subsp. sativus chromosome 3, DH1 v3.0, whole genome shotgun sequence contains the following coding sequences:
- the LOC108212233 gene encoding serine/threonine-protein phosphatase 7 long form homolog has product MCDASREVKINFTRYATLLQVWIYERFPTIAPQHRSQPQFTYPLALRWVASVTRTQVPDSQSRITRYELDNMGVEQFLWWPYAALDDEFQPDQTSYLQWTALTPLMYMAYVEWCYTDRVTRQFGFVLDIPTSSPRRNHHELHDAVNESINLQGVRETYICFWDTSLDRAMTSPPFILGDGCSPAYMPWYLEVTRRHMVNPIFWPRADAFQGTQGATQSLEEQLLEVDSAIDPAAPDLNRAQMLLQGLIGQVRGHRGPPTRRGRRPVTPVEPEPGTYYTHVASTSSGRDARGPSGAGEWPRWPDVPTETVGDDYVGGGEGGFAVNLEDDEDTSATGGHTHVSPPLQESYQFLDRDAYRPDMSFLADQYTTPPVQAPVPSFGSSSYVFGEPAFPLTPAGVRSTPTPVHMHSFGAYAAESSPWAVRDESEPEGPSQPEQRQQPPRDAKGKGRRCHTGIHIFGQEKK; this is encoded by the exons ATGTGTGATGCGAGCAGAGAAGTCAAAATCAACTTCACTAGGTATGCCACATTACTTCAG GTGTGGATATACGAGCGGTTCCCTACGATAGCTCCACAACACAGGTCTCAACCCCAGTTCACTTACCCACTTGCGCTTAG GTGGGTGGCTTCAGTTACCCGTACTCAGGTGCCGGACTCTCAGAGTCGTATCACCCGGTACGAGTTGGATAACATGGGTGTGGAACAATTTTTGTGGTGGCCGTATGCAGCTTTAGATGATGAGTTTCAGCCCGATCAGACATCGTACTTGCAGTGGACAGCTCTCACCCCTTTGATGTACATGGCATATGTCGAGTGGTGTTATACTGACAGGGTCACGAGGCAGTTTGGGTTCGTTCTGGACATACCCACATCCTCCCCACGTAGGAATCATCATGAGTTGCACGACGCCGTCAACGAGTCCATTAACTTGCAGGGCGTCAGGGAGACATACATTTGTTTCTGGGATACGTCCCTTGACCGAGCTATGACATCTCCTCCATTCATTTTGGGCGATGGTTGCTCTCCCGCATACATGCCTTGGTACCTCGAGGTTACACGTAGACACATGGTTAACCCAATATTCTGGCCTAGAGCGGATGCTTTTCAGGGGACACAGGGCGCCACACAGTCATTG GAGGAGCAGCTTCTAGAGGTGGACTCTGCCATTGACCCTGCTGCCCCCGATCTTAATCGGGCACAGATGCTTCTACAGGGGTTGATTGGTCAGGTCCGGGGTCACCGAGGCCCTCCGACACGCAGAGGTCGGCGTCCTGTCACACCAGTTGAGCCGGAGCCTGGCACTTACTACACTCATGTGGCCAGTACTAGCTCAGGTAGGGATGCACGGGGTCCTTCAGGGGCGGGGGAATGGCCCCGTTGGCCCGACGTGCCAACTGAGACTGTAGGGGATGACTACGTAGGTGGTGGTGAAGGTGGTTTTGCGGTGAATTTAGAGGATGACGAGGACACCTCTGCTACTGGTGGGCACACACATGTTTCTCCTCCACTTCAGGAGTCATACCAGTTTTTAGATCGAGATGCTTATCGTCCTGATATGTCATTCCTGGCCGATCAGTACACCACACCTCCGGTACAGGCCCCGGTCCCGTCATTTGGTAGCTCATCCTACGTGTTCGGGGAACCTGCGTTTCCACTTACACCGGCAGGGGTGAGGTCTACTCCTACTCCTGTACATATGCATAGTTTTGGTGCGTACGCTGCTGAGAGTAGTCCGTGGGCAGTACGAGATGAGTCGGAACCCGAGGGGCCGTCTCAGCCTGAGCAGAGACAGCAGCCACCCAGAGATGCAAAGGGGAAGGGCAGGAGATGTCACACGGGCATCCATATCTTCGGGCAGGAGAAAAAGTAG
- the LOC135146740 gene encoding uncharacterized CRM domain-containing protein At3g25440, chloroplastic gives MKKMAQKRSNYVPIGRRGVFGGVILNMHMHWKKHETVKVICKPCKPGQIQEYATDIARLSGGTPIHIIGDDTIIFYRGKDYVQPKVMSPIDTLSKKRALEKSKYEQSLETVRHFIAIAEKELELYYRHIALYGDPTNRSPNSTYGSPVKGTERSKRIKGGLPDTELTGTSGTKIDSGNNDSSENDYDDESGGLLLSDLDEDDGISEHELDSCDEEAENNTTNIEEN, from the exons ATGAAGAAGATGGCACAGAAACGGTCAAATTATGTACCAATCGGGAGGAGAGGAGTTTTTGGAGGTGTTATTCTGAATATGCATATGCACTGGAAGAAACATGAAACTGTCAAAGTCATCTGTAAACCTTGTAAACCTGGTCAGATACAGGAGTATGCAACTGATATAGCCAGACTGAGCGGTGGAACTCCGATTCATATAATTGGAGATGACACTATAATTTTTTATCGCGGAAAAGATTATGTGCAGCCAAAAGTTATGTCACCCATTGACACACTTTCTAAGAAAAGG GCACTGGAGAAATCAAAGTATGAGCAATCACTGGAGACTGTCAGGCACTTCATTGCCATTGCCGAGAAAGAACTTGAACTTTATTACCGGCATATAGCTCTTTATGGTGATCCAACTAATCGGAGTCCTAACTCTACCTATGGCAGTCCAGTAAAAGGTACCGAGAGGTCAAAGAGAATAAAAGGAGGACTTCCAGATACAGAATTAACTGGTACTTCAGGAACAAAAATTGATTCTGGAAACAATGATTCATCAGAAAACGACTACGATGATGAAAGTGGAGGCTTATTGTTGAGTGATCTTGACGAGGATGATGGCATATCTGAACATGAACTGGATTCTTGTGATGAAGAAGCTGAAAATAACACCACTAATATAGAAGAAAATTGA